The Akkermansia muciniphila genome contains a region encoding:
- a CDS encoding dihydroorotase, with amino-acid sequence MKTSVLIRNARLADGSAPVDILVSGGVIASKAPAGTLSADSAEKVLDASGKLVLPGLFDLHAHLCQPGREDKERVATATAAALHGGVTGLMAMPDTDPVMDNAAQITTFMEICRTDALVEVIPSGCLTKGDGGEEQASYDSLRAKGVRFITDGDRAPDNMLLLYRAMQYASNLNLTFALRGDVPSLTAKATMHPGTTSYRLGLTGSPSCAEEIGMETIIRLSVETGNSLHVQTVSTAGSVDILRRCKPETAGLSAEAALHHLLFTHEDVGRYDTSYKTLPPLRDRSDVDALIAAVNDGTIDCIVSDHTPCTPFSKLQDFVIAPQGMIALDTFLPAIYQYLVEPGKMSWQTVARACSDAPRRLMGLPPVSLEEGAPANLVVFDPEGETPVTDETLRSRARNTPFLGKTLKGKVEAVVLGEQLHCF; translated from the coding sequence ATGAAAACTTCCGTACTTATTCGCAATGCCCGGCTGGCGGACGGTTCCGCTCCGGTGGATATTCTGGTTTCCGGAGGAGTAATCGCCTCCAAGGCGCCTGCCGGAACGCTGTCCGCGGATTCCGCGGAGAAGGTGCTGGACGCCTCCGGCAAGCTGGTGCTGCCCGGCCTGTTTGACCTTCATGCTCACCTGTGCCAGCCCGGACGGGAGGACAAGGAGCGCGTGGCTACGGCTACGGCTGCCGCGCTGCATGGCGGCGTAACCGGACTGATGGCCATGCCGGATACCGATCCCGTGATGGATAACGCCGCCCAGATCACCACCTTCATGGAAATCTGCCGCACGGATGCGCTGGTGGAGGTCATCCCCTCCGGCTGCCTGACCAAGGGGGACGGCGGTGAAGAGCAGGCCTCCTACGACTCCCTGCGCGCCAAGGGCGTGCGCTTCATCACGGACGGGGACCGCGCGCCGGACAACATGCTGCTGCTGTACCGCGCCATGCAGTACGCCAGCAACCTGAACCTCACCTTCGCCCTGCGCGGGGACGTGCCATCCCTGACGGCCAAGGCCACCATGCACCCGGGCACCACCTCCTACCGCCTGGGTCTCACGGGCTCCCCCTCCTGCGCGGAGGAAATAGGGATGGAAACCATCATCCGCCTTTCCGTGGAGACGGGCAACTCCCTGCACGTGCAGACCGTTTCCACCGCCGGCAGCGTGGACATCCTGCGCCGCTGCAAGCCGGAAACCGCCGGACTGAGCGCGGAAGCGGCCCTCCACCACCTCCTGTTCACACATGAGGACGTGGGCCGTTACGATACCAGTTACAAGACCCTGCCTCCCCTGCGGGACCGGTCTGACGTGGACGCTCTGATTGCCGCGGTGAATGACGGCACCATTGACTGCATCGTCTCCGACCACACGCCCTGCACGCCGTTCTCCAAGCTTCAGGACTTCGTCATCGCGCCGCAGGGCATGATTGCCCTGGATACGTTCCTTCCCGCCATTTACCAGTATCTGGTGGAACCCGGAAAAATGTCCTGGCAAACGGTGGCGCGCGCATGCAGCGACGCTCCCCGCAGGCTCATGGGCCTTCCCCCCGTCTCCCTGGAGGAAGGCGCCCCGGCCAACCTGGTGGTGTTTGACCCGGAGGGTGAAACGCCCGTCACGGATGAAACGCTCCGCAGCCGCGCCCGCAATACCCCCTTCCTGGGCAAGACCCTGAAGGGGAAGGTGGAAGCCGTAGTGCTCGGAGAACAGCTTCACTGCTTCTGA
- a CDS encoding aspartate carbamoyltransferase catalytic subunit, whose amino-acid sequence MNPRKDLLNISSLTDEEIHTLLDSAGPMKELFTKSVKKVPALKGKSVLTLFYEPSTRTRSSFEVAAERLSADVTNFTVSTSSVVKGESVQDTIATLQAMKVDYVIVRHYNSGLPNVIARHTCASVINAGDGAHAHPSQALLDSFTIREVFPDVRGKRVLIVGDILHSRVARSTSLLMKRLGMEVAYLGPGSLVPRTEHSGIPRFSDFNEAFAWKPDVIYLLRVQKERQDAPFFPSAREYNKIYGVTEERLERISGEGLYIMHPGPVNRGVEICDLAMDYERCLINRQVENGIACRMSILYHLTPQTQH is encoded by the coding sequence ATGAATCCCCGCAAGGATCTTCTCAACATCTCCTCGTTGACCGACGAGGAAATTCATACGCTGCTGGATTCGGCCGGTCCGATGAAGGAGCTCTTCACCAAAAGCGTCAAAAAGGTGCCTGCCCTGAAAGGGAAGTCCGTTTTGACGCTTTTTTATGAGCCCAGCACCCGCACCCGCTCCTCCTTTGAGGTGGCGGCGGAACGCCTGTCCGCAGACGTGACCAACTTTACGGTGTCCACCTCTTCCGTGGTGAAGGGGGAATCCGTGCAGGACACGATTGCCACGCTCCAGGCCATGAAGGTGGATTACGTGATTGTGCGCCATTACAACAGCGGCCTGCCGAACGTGATTGCGCGCCATACCTGCGCCAGCGTCATCAACGCCGGGGACGGGGCGCATGCCCATCCCTCCCAGGCCTTGCTGGATTCCTTCACCATCCGGGAGGTGTTCCCGGACGTGAGGGGAAAGCGCGTGCTGATTGTGGGGGACATCCTGCATTCCCGCGTGGCGCGCTCCACCTCCCTGCTGATGAAGAGGCTGGGGATGGAAGTGGCCTACCTGGGGCCCGGCTCCCTGGTGCCGCGCACGGAGCATTCCGGCATCCCCCGTTTTTCGGATTTCAACGAGGCGTTCGCGTGGAAGCCGGACGTCATTTACCTGCTGCGCGTGCAGAAGGAACGGCAGGACGCCCCTTTCTTCCCCAGCGCCCGGGAGTACAACAAGATTTACGGCGTCACGGAGGAACGGCTGGAGCGCATTTCCGGTGAAGGCCTGTACATCATGCATCCGGGCCCGGTCAACCGCGGCGTGGAAATCTGCGACCTGGCAATGGACTACGAGCGCTGCCTCATCAACCGCCAGGTGGAGAACGGCATCGCGTGCCGCATGTCCATCCTTTACCATCTCACCCCGCAAACCCAGCACTGA
- the pyrR gene encoding bifunctional pyr operon transcriptional regulator/uracil phosphoribosyltransferase PyrR → MTPPPSQEIVLDGPGISRALERMAHGIVARFPGEPLAIVGLLSQGDVIARRLVDKVKELGVEAQCGAIDISLYRDDIFKLEARPSLRSSNLSFSTDDMRVVLVDDVLYTGRTIRAALNALFDYGRPARIELACLIDRGGREVPIQPDYTGHVLDHAGAKVIVSMKEADGEDRVVIAAN, encoded by the coding sequence ATGACTCCTCCCCCCTCACAGGAAATCGTGTTGGACGGCCCGGGGATTTCCCGTGCGCTGGAGCGCATGGCCCACGGCATTGTGGCCCGCTTCCCCGGGGAACCGCTCGCCATCGTGGGCCTGCTCAGCCAGGGGGACGTCATCGCCCGGAGGCTGGTGGACAAGGTGAAGGAACTGGGCGTGGAAGCCCAGTGCGGAGCCATTGACATTTCCCTGTACCGGGATGACATTTTCAAGCTGGAGGCCCGTCCCTCCCTCCGCTCCTCCAACCTCTCCTTTTCCACGGATGACATGAGGGTGGTGCTGGTGGACGACGTCCTTTATACGGGGCGCACCATCCGCGCGGCCCTGAACGCCCTCTTTGACTACGGGCGCCCGGCCCGCATAGAGCTGGCCTGCCTGATTGACCGCGGGGGGCGGGAGGTGCCCATCCAGCCGGACTATACGGGCCACGTGCTGGACCACGCCGGGGCCAAGGTCATCGTAAGCATGAAGGAGGCCGACGGCGAAGACCGTGTGGTCATCGCCGCCAATTAA
- a CDS encoding AIR carboxylase family protein — MKVIVIYGSPNDKPFMEPAREYFTQENVPYEETVLSAHRDLPELIKFLGDLEASGEKAVILAVAGLSAALPGVVVMSCSLPVIGVPVPGGPLNGIDALLAIAQCPGGVPCTTVGLHKKTPVNAAMAAHRILKLAGL, encoded by the coding sequence ATGAAAGTCATCGTCATCTACGGCAGCCCGAATGATAAGCCCTTTATGGAACCCGCCCGCGAGTATTTTACGCAGGAGAATGTTCCGTATGAAGAAACCGTCCTGTCCGCCCACCGCGACCTCCCGGAACTGATCAAGTTCCTGGGTGATCTGGAAGCCAGCGGAGAAAAGGCCGTGATTCTGGCCGTGGCCGGCCTGTCCGCCGCCCTGCCCGGCGTGGTGGTGATGAGCTGCTCTCTTCCGGTAATCGGCGTGCCTGTTCCCGGCGGCCCCCTGAACGGCATTGACGCCCTGCTGGCTATCGCCCAGTGCCCGGGCGGCGTGCCCTGCACCACGGTGGGCCTGCATAAGAAGACCCCCGTTAACGCCGCCATGGCCGCCCACCGTATTCTGAAGCTGGCCGGCCTGTAA
- a CDS encoding FAD-dependent oxidoreductase — translation MSAEEGVTVDVILPMEKAADERSRRAAVADKLGIAPSRIRELRLLKESIDSRQKKILFQLRFLAGVDEPLPPERLPSRDYPPVKPGAPAALIVGFGPAGMFAALRCLELGMKPVVLERGKDVSSRRFDLAPILRQGTVIEDSNYCFGEGGAGTFSDGKLYTRATKRGPVREVYEIFVAHGAPREILTDAHPHIGSNLLPNVVKAIRESILRAGGEIHFNARVVHLLRSADGRRIRGVACADGREFAADAVLLATGHSARDVYRMMLAEGLALEQKPFAVGVRIEHPQAFVDARQYHLRPDGKRPEQLPAARYSVTTTIRDRGVHSFCMCPGGFIVPAATENDEVVVNGMSLARRDSPFANAGFVVSVHPEDTEAFRREHGVLAGVAYQKTLETASSRAGGGMQKAPAQKVEDFLKGRVSSSLLPTSYHPGIASHPLHELFPPEIVWRMREGLRQFDHKWRGFAGPCAQLIGCETRTSSPVRIPRDSATLEHPELEGLYPCGEGAGYAGGIVSAALDGRRCAEAMAQQASR, via the coding sequence ATGAGCGCGGAGGAAGGCGTAACGGTGGATGTGATTCTGCCGATGGAGAAGGCCGCGGACGAGCGCTCGCGCCGCGCCGCCGTGGCGGACAAGCTGGGCATTGCCCCCTCCCGCATCCGGGAACTGCGCCTGCTGAAGGAATCCATTGATTCCCGGCAGAAGAAAATTTTGTTTCAGCTCCGTTTTCTGGCGGGGGTGGATGAACCGCTGCCCCCGGAGCGCCTCCCCTCCCGGGATTATCCGCCCGTGAAACCCGGCGCCCCGGCGGCGCTGATTGTGGGATTCGGCCCGGCGGGGATGTTCGCCGCACTGCGCTGTCTGGAGCTGGGGATGAAGCCCGTGGTGCTGGAACGGGGGAAGGACGTCTCCTCCCGCCGTTTTGACCTGGCCCCCATTCTGCGGCAGGGCACGGTGATTGAGGATTCCAACTACTGCTTTGGAGAGGGCGGCGCGGGCACCTTCTCGGACGGCAAGCTGTATACGCGCGCCACCAAGCGCGGCCCGGTGAGGGAGGTTTATGAAATATTCGTCGCTCACGGCGCGCCGCGGGAAATCCTGACGGACGCCCATCCGCACATCGGCTCCAACCTGCTGCCGAACGTGGTGAAGGCCATCCGGGAATCCATCCTGCGCGCAGGCGGGGAAATCCATTTCAACGCCCGGGTGGTGCATCTGCTCCGTTCCGCGGACGGGCGGCGCATACGCGGCGTGGCCTGTGCGGATGGCCGGGAATTTGCGGCGGATGCCGTCCTGCTGGCTACCGGGCACAGCGCACGGGACGTGTACCGCATGATGCTGGCGGAGGGGCTGGCGCTGGAACAGAAACCTTTTGCCGTGGGGGTGCGCATTGAACATCCGCAGGCATTCGTGGACGCGCGGCAGTACCATCTGCGCCCGGACGGGAAACGCCCGGAACAGCTTCCGGCGGCGCGCTACTCCGTGACCACGACCATCCGTGACCGCGGCGTCCACTCCTTCTGCATGTGCCCCGGCGGCTTTATCGTGCCCGCCGCCACGGAAAATGACGAGGTGGTGGTCAACGGCATGTCCCTGGCCCGGCGTGACTCCCCCTTTGCCAATGCCGGGTTTGTGGTCAGCGTGCATCCGGAAGACACAGAAGCCTTCCGCAGGGAGCACGGCGTTCTGGCGGGCGTGGCTTACCAGAAGACGCTGGAAACCGCCTCCAGCCGGGCCGGAGGAGGCATGCAGAAAGCCCCCGCCCAGAAAGTGGAGGATTTTCTCAAGGGGCGCGTTTCCTCCTCCCTTCTTCCCACCAGCTACCACCCCGGCATTGCGTCCCATCCCCTGCATGAACTGTTTCCGCCGGAAATCGTGTGGCGCATGCGGGAAGGACTGCGGCAATTTGACCATAAGTGGCGCGGTTTTGCCGGGCCGTGCGCCCAGCTCATCGGCTGTGAGACTCGCACCAGCTCCCCCGTGCGCATTCCGCGGGACTCCGCCACGCTGGAGCATCCGGAACTGGAAGGCCTGTACCCCTGCGGGGAAGGAGCCGGGTATGCGGGCGGCATTGTTTCCGCCGCCCTGGACGGCCGCCGCTGTGCGGAAGCCATGGCACAGCAGGCGTCCCGTTAA
- a CDS encoding agmatine deiminase family protein produces the protein MSKEPDVRWPAEWEPQDAVWLSWPHRRDLWQGGLDELRQTYGRVAAAIAPHARVCVNAAEVLHPGIRQAMQDAGVREEQYSLFNHPTNDVWCRDHGPVFVQDLKDGSLMLADWQFNAWGGKFAPWDLDNGIPALMGAALGLPVRSSSMILEGGAIEGNGDGLLVTTESVLLNPNRNPEWSRTAMEEELRRMLGVKTVFWLGSGIEGDDTDGHVDDMVRFVRRDAVVSIVEPDSSSPHYRALAENNERLQDLKCVDGSGVEVVPLPMPDPLRAEDWRLDQLPASYANFLIVNDAVIVPVFNQPRNDDRALGILRECFSGKQVVGVDARKLVLEGGAIHCITQQQPRPRKEEP, from the coding sequence ATGAGCAAGGAACCTGATGTACGCTGGCCCGCTGAATGGGAACCGCAGGACGCCGTCTGGCTTTCCTGGCCCCACCGCAGGGATCTGTGGCAGGGCGGCCTGGACGAACTCCGGCAGACTTACGGGCGCGTGGCCGCCGCCATTGCCCCGCATGCCCGCGTGTGCGTGAACGCCGCGGAAGTTCTTCATCCGGGCATCCGGCAGGCCATGCAGGATGCGGGGGTGCGGGAGGAACAGTACAGCCTGTTCAACCATCCCACCAACGACGTCTGGTGCCGGGACCACGGCCCCGTCTTTGTGCAGGACTTGAAGGACGGCTCCCTGATGCTGGCGGACTGGCAGTTTAACGCGTGGGGCGGCAAATTTGCTCCCTGGGACCTGGACAACGGCATTCCTGCCCTGATGGGCGCCGCGCTGGGGCTGCCCGTGCGCAGCTCCTCCATGATTCTGGAAGGTGGCGCCATTGAGGGGAATGGAGACGGCCTGCTGGTGACGACGGAGTCCGTGCTGCTGAATCCCAACCGCAATCCGGAATGGAGCCGCACCGCGATGGAGGAGGAACTGCGGCGCATGCTGGGCGTGAAGACCGTTTTCTGGCTTGGTTCCGGCATTGAGGGGGATGATACGGACGGCCATGTTGACGACATGGTGCGCTTTGTGCGCCGGGATGCCGTGGTCTCCATCGTGGAGCCGGACTCCTCCTCCCCCCATTACCGCGCCCTGGCGGAAAACAATGAACGGTTGCAGGATTTGAAGTGCGTGGACGGCTCCGGCGTGGAGGTAGTACCGCTACCCATGCCGGACCCGCTCCGCGCGGAGGACTGGCGGCTGGACCAGCTTCCGGCCAGTTACGCCAATTTCCTGATCGTGAATGACGCCGTCATTGTTCCCGTGTTCAACCAGCCCCGGAATGACGACCGCGCCCTGGGCATTCTGCGGGAATGCTTCAGCGGAAAACAGGTGGTGGGCGTGGATGCACGCAAGCTGGTGCTGGAGGGCGGAGCCATCCACTGCATCACCCAGCAGCAGCCCCGGCCGCGGAAGGAGGAGCCATGA